In Planctobacterium marinum, the DNA window GCCGGTAAAGTGGGTATGTACGTCTGCGGTATCACGGTGTATGACTTGTGTCACATGGGACATGCCCGTACCTATCTGAGTTTTGATTTAATGGTGCGCTATCTGCGCCATAAAGGTTTTGATGTGAATTATGTGCGCAACATCACTGATGTTGACGATAAAATCATTAAACGCGCCAATGAACGCGGCGAAGATGTTCAACAGTTCACGGAGCGAACCATTGCTGAGATGCACAAAGACTTTGATAGTATCGGTTTACTGCCTGCTGATATCGAACCTCGTGTTACCACCCACATGCCTGAGATCATTGATGTAATCCAGCGTCTTGTGGATAAGGGCCATGCCTATCAAGCGGATAACGGCGATGTATTGTTTGAAGTTAGCACCTATAAGGCTTATGGAAAGCTAGGCAAGCAAGATTTGGAGCAGCTCAATGCCGGTGCGCGAGTTGAAGTGGAAACCAGTAAACGGGCACCACTGGATTTCGTGTTGTGGAAGATGGTGAAACCGGGTGAGCCAGGCTGGGAGTCGCCTTGGGGCGTTGGCCGTCCGGGCTGGCACATTGAATGTTCCGCCATGAACCACAAACATTTAGGCGCGCATTTCGATATTCACGGTGGTGGCTCAGATTTGATATTTCCACACCATGAGAATGAAGTTGCGCAATCTTGCTGCGCCTTTGATACCCCGTATGTTAACACTTGGGTGCACACTGGTATGGTTCAGGTGAATCAGGAAAAGATGTCTAAATCTTTAGGCAACTTCTTTACATTGCGTGATGTGCTTAAGCAATACGACGCGGAAACACTGCGTTATTTCTTGATGTCAGCTCATTATCGCTCTCAGTTGAATTATTCAGAGGATAATATCAAACAGGCGAAAGCAGGTTTAGAGCGTTTATATACGGCATTAAGAGATGTTGAATTTGACGATTCACTTGAGCCAGTTGAAAGCTATGTCGCCCGGTTTGATTCAGCGATGGACGATGATTTTAATACGCCTGAAGCTTTTGCAGTGCTGTTTGAATTGGCTAAAGATATCAACCGTGAGCAAAGCGCGGAGTTAAAGCCTCGCTTGGCTGCCACATTGAAATTCCTCGGTAATGTAATGGGCTTTTTGCAACTATCACCAGAGAGTTATTTGCAAGGTGGAGCCGGGGAAGATGAATCGGCGCTGATTGAAGCCTTGATTAAAAAACGCAACGATGCCAGAGCTGCAAAAGATTGGGCGCAAGCGGATGCCGCGCGAGATGAACTCAATGCCATGAATATTGTGCTGGAAGATGGTCCTTCGGGTACCACCTGGCGAAAAGGTTAATTCAGTGTCTCGTCCTAAAATACGTTGACGTTTTATGCAGGCCGGTAGATTTTATCTATCGGCCTTTTTCGTAATGCACCTGGTTAGGTGTTTTCATTCCCAAACTCAAGTGCGGCCTCATCTCATTGTAGATGTATATCGATTCATCCACGAGTTGCTTTAATTCCCGCCTATTCTTGCACTGATGCAACAAGAACTCCTGCTTTAGTATGCCATTGATTCTTTCTGCTAAGGCATTCTGATAGCAATCATAACCATCGGTCATAGATGGAGTAATGTTGTGATTTCTCAGGACAGCCTGATATTCCTCAGAGCAATATTGCACTCCTCGGTCTGAGTGATGAATCATTGGATGGTTATAGTACTTATGCTTGATACTCATATTGAGTGCCTTAACCACATCTGTTGCTTTCATTTCATCGCTGAGTTCATACCCCATTATCTTTCGGGAATATGCATCCGTTGTTAATGATAAATAGTGCGTACCCGCATCTGACTTCACGTAGGTAATATCACTCACAAGCACATCCTCAGCCTGTTGAGGTTGATAGTCCTTCAGTAGATTCGGGTGCTTTTTCATCCAGTGACGGCTGTCGGTTGTTTTTGTGTAACTACGTTTGGGTTTAACCAACATGCCTTCTGCGCGTAAATAATCAAACAGTCCATCACGCCCCAACTTAATGCCAAGTTTATCAAGCTCTGGTTTCATCAGTTGGTAGAGCTTTCGAGTCCCAATCCGCGGCATGTACTGGCGCCAATACAGCACCATGTCCTTAACCGGCATTAGCCTCTGCTGCTTATCGTTAAACCGCTTAACCCACTGATAAAGCCCTTGAGGTGTAAATCCGAATAGGCGACAACAACGAGCTAGCTTTCTTCGTTTTTCAACTTTTCCCGCCCAGAGAGCTTGTCGTAGTACTTTTTTCTGTAGTTACTCCCACACTCGTTATCAACACGGGTTACTACCTCTTCCAGAACATCAATTTTGAGTTCAGCATCAGCTAATGCGCGTTCTAAACGCTTAATCTTTTGGGCGGGTGTTTCGTTGGATTGAGACATAAGTGAATGCATCAAAGGCTCAGACCAATCCAGCTTACCATGCTTTCGTAGCCAGACGAGAACTGTACTTCGGCCTTGAATGCCAAAGTGCTTTTGAGCTTGTTTGTAGGTGAAGTCGCCTTTTTCGACTTGCGCTACAACGGCCAATTTAAAGCCTAAGGTGTAATCACGTTGAGTTCGTTTAACGCGTTGTTTATCTGGGTTTCTCATAATAAGTCCTAAATGTGTAAACACATTTCAGGACGGGACACAGCAACATATAAAAAAGCCGCGATTCATCGCGGCTTTTTTGTACCAGTTCCACAGAACATTCGATGGAACTGGTTTTTTCCCAAAAAGACGTCATCCATGACGAGTCATATCCAGGGGATTTTTTTATTGAACGTTCCAGTTTAGTGTCAGACCTGAGAATGCACGGTAAGCACGGATGCTGATATGCCAGGTATCCTGTCCAGGGTTGCTGAAAGTACAAGTTTCGTTGTTGCCAGACTCATAGGGGCGGCAATCATAAGTGGTGGTTGTAGGTTGCGCGCCTTTTCTTACGTAAAGGTCAGCGTCACCTGTGCCACCTGAGATGCTGAACTCAGCACTGCTCATGCCCGCTGGCATGTCAAAGGTATAGTGTAACCAAGCGTTGCGAGAAGCAGACAGATCAGTCAGTTCGCCTGTGCTACCTTCACCACCTGAACCACCACCGCTGTTGTCAGTAAAACTACCAGTTAATGAAGCCCCGCTATAAGTAGAATAGGCGTGAACTTTAACATAATAGGTGCCTTCCTGAGCGCTGCTGAAAGAACAGCTTTCAGTGTTTCCTGAATTCCAAGAACGACAATCGTAGTTAGAGGTAGTTGGCTCTGAACCGAAGCTTACGTATAGGTCAGCGTCACCGCTGCCGCCAGCAAGGTTGAATTCAAGATCAGTGGCACCTGCAGGCACTGCTAATGTAAAGACTTGCTCATCGCTTGTGGAACCAGACAAGCCAGTTTTAGCTACGCCATTAGTTAGTGCGGTTTCCCCTGTACCGCCACCACCACCGGTGCCGCCACCTGTGCCTGCACAATTAGCTGCCATATAGTCAGAGGCTGCTTTGGTTTGGACCAGTCCCCAACCAGTGCGGTTATCTCTGCCAGCGTTGTCCAGATCTAATGCAGTTTGCTTAAGTGCATTTCTGACTTCAGTTGCAGTACAGCTTGGGTTATTACTCCACGCCAATGCCGCAACACCTGCAACATGCGGAGTTGCCATAGACGTACCATTGTAATAGGCGTAATCCGTATTGCCTCTTACTTCTAGTGTGGCGTTGGAGCCCACATTGGCCAGCAAGTCCTGACCTAAGGCGCGATTGACAGATACTGTTGGCATATCAACTACAGTGTTGGCGTCCACTACAAACGGATTTTGAAGACCAGGACGAGCAGAGTTACTGTAAACAATCACACCGCTCGCACCAGCGTTAGCACAAGCTTGCGCAGGATTGATTTCTGGATAGTTTGAGCCTGATTGATTTTCGTAACGTTCAGCGATACAGATTTTGCCAGACATATTGCCACAGCTGTAACTGCCAGCAGTCATGCTGCAACTAGCAAGCTCACCGGAAACAGTGCCATTGATATTGGAAATTGAATAGCTGCTACCTGAGGGCACATAACGTGATTGCGGTAACACGCGATCATCACCAGTGGTTGAGCCATTGTAAGTAATGAAACCTTGACGGCCGTCACCTACACCTACTGTAGACAGTATTGCTTCACCTGGACCCGATAATTCAACTTGCGAGGTGTATTGCGAAAACTCAGCATGTAAGCCTGTCTCATCAACAGCTGCTACTGAAACTACAGCATTATAAGAGGCAGGATAGGAGTCAGTGGCATCACCATCGTTACCCGCCGCGGCGATTAGCAACATGCCATCATCTTCAAAGGCCTGCATTGCATTGCTTTCAGATGTCGTGGAGCTTGGACCACCCAAAGACATGTTAACCACTTTTGAACCCGCAGTTTTACAGTCCTGGATCGCATCTACCAAATCACTACTGTATGCCCAACCTGATTCAGTAAACACTTTAATGATGTGCAGATTGACATTGGTGTTAGGTAACACACCAACGACACCTTCATTGTTGTTTACCGCAGCAATGGTACCGGCAACGTGAGTACCGTGAGAACCACCTGGTGTAGACCATTGGCCTGTACCACTGTCGTTGGTTCCAGAGGCATTATTGGCAGCCAGGTCAGGATTAGTGATATCGTAACCAGAGTCGATGATACACACAGTCATGTTGCTGGCGCTGGCATCGCTTACCTGGTCTGCTTGCACATTGGCAATACCCCAAGGTGAAGATTCAGCCATTGGCCAACGCTTTGGATTCTTCTCAGCACGCGCAGCATAAGAAGAGTTGCTCAAGTTAGAAGTAATAAAATCAATGTCATTAACGTGCAATTCTGCAGGTAATTTCAAAATTACACTATCTTGTCCATGGGCTTTGACAAAAGACAACGCTTTGCCGGCTCTGAAAGAAAAGTCCATCATGATTTGTTGACCACGAGCCGCTAAGCTACCGCCTTTCAGATTAGACTGGTTCTTCAAAGCTTCAGGCGCTTCATCCGCCATTTTCAAAGCTAAAACGTCATTCGCGCTGCTTAGCTTAACGATAATTTGGTCGGTGGTATCGGCATATTTTTGTCTTTTTTGTTCAGCGCGCCATTGAGCGAATCCAGTTGGCCTCGCGTTTTGCTCTTGTGCAGACGCTTTTTGTGCCACTGCCGTCATTGGGGAGGCCTGAACTGCTGAGCCAATTGAGGCAGCGCAGAGTAGGGCGACCGTAGTTTTATTAAATTTCATTCTTGTTGTTTCCTTAAACACTTGTTGTTTTTTTATTTCGAAATTATTTCCCGCGGTTTTGTTTGATTTGTTGTAACTGATCAGATCAGTTGTGCAGGTAAATAATTTTCGATTCAAGGTTTTAGCAAAGGAAAAAAATGCTGTAAACAGAAAAGGGTGAAGTGTAAAAAAGGTAAATAAAGAAGCCTAATTGTTTCCGTTATTTTTCTGTATTGCGCTGCAGCCTTTTAAGAATAACGGTCACAACAACATTCCCATGACTCAAAAAATAAAGTTACGTAAAGATATTGTTACACATTGCTGAAAAATGTAATCAAATGTAATTATTTAAATTACAATAAATAAACTGAATTTTGCCTGTTTCGAGTAAAAGCTGATTGTTAAATGACTTGGGGTGGATATAGGTACACTTTTTGTTGGGTGCAGTGCAATCCGCATACTAAGTTTTTTGAGTAAGTGATTTCACATTAACTTGTTTGCGGGGCGTATCTTATTTTTCTAAAAAGCTTGATTTTTTGAAAACTAAGTCAAATAAAATGTAATTAAGTTACGGAAGAATAGAGTTCCAGTCCTGGTCACCGGTATTGTATTAAGACCACACTAGTGAAGAAACGGAGAAAAGTTTATCCTGGTTTTTGTATAAGACCGATACGATTTTATTTGTTCGGGGGGACGCAGGCTATTAAGCAAATTGCCGCTAAAAGCCATATTGCCACTTCAACATAAACAGGATGATAGTTGAGAAAGCCGCTGAAATGGGCAGTCCGATGCGCACAAAATCTTTAAATCGATATTCTCCGGCGCTGAATACCAATAGATTAGTTTGATAACCCCAGGGCGAAATAAAACTAGCGCTTGCTGCAAAAGCGACGGCCAATGCAAACGGCATAATGGGTAAATTCATCGCAGTGCTGATCCCCCATGCAAAAGGAAACATGAGTGCTGCCGCGGCATTATTGGTTACCAGCTCGGTAAGTACCAGGGTACTAAGGTAAACGGCAATCAACACCATAAATGGCGAACTGCCCAGTAAAATTGGTTGCAGCCAATCGGTTAATAGAGCGATGGTTCCGGTGTTTTCAAGCGCCGCCGACAGCGATAGTGCACCTACTATGACAATGATCAGATTGGTAGGCAAACTGCGCTTGAGTTCGTTGCTGGATACCACTCTTGTTAATACCAATATCACTAACAAGAATAGAAGCGTTAGCTCAAGAGACAGCACATTAAACGCTGCCAGAGAAATCGCGCTTAAAAATCCCCCAACCGCGATAATATCCTGCCAGCCATGGAGTTTCTTCTCGACTTTAAGCTCATTGAGTAAAAAGAAGTTATTGTTAAGGTAGGGACGGGTTTTAAAATCCGCTCCGGTTGCCAGCAGAAGGAAGTCACCGGCTTTCAATTTTATCTCACCTAATTTACCGCTTAGCTTTTCACCATCGCGGCGAATGCCCATAACAGCGGCGTCAAACATCGAGCGAAACCCAACAGCTTTGAGACTCTTACCAATAATTGGCGCGCGATTTGTGATGATGACTTCCGTCAGGTTTTCTCTTAACAATCCATTACTATCTGCGAAAAAGCTCAAACCCGGAATGTGATCCAAGGTATCCACGCGTTCGATGT includes these proteins:
- a CDS encoding S8 family serine peptidase, whose product is MKFNKTTVALLCAASIGSAVQASPMTAVAQKASAQEQNARPTGFAQWRAEQKRQKYADTTDQIIVKLSSANDVLALKMADEAPEALKNQSNLKGGSLAARGQQIMMDFSFRAGKALSFVKAHGQDSVILKLPAELHVNDIDFITSNLSNSSYAARAEKNPKRWPMAESSPWGIANVQADQVSDASASNMTVCIIDSGYDITNPDLAANNASGTNDSGTGQWSTPGGSHGTHVAGTIAAVNNNEGVVGVLPNTNVNLHIIKVFTESGWAYSSDLVDAIQDCKTAGSKVVNMSLGGPSSTTSESNAMQAFEDDGMLLIAAAGNDGDATDSYPASYNAVVSVAAVDETGLHAEFSQYTSQVELSGPGEAILSTVGVGDGRQGFITYNGSTTGDDRVLPQSRYVPSGSSYSISNINGTVSGELASCSMTAGSYSCGNMSGKICIAERYENQSGSNYPEINPAQACANAGASGVIVYSNSARPGLQNPFVVDANTVVDMPTVSVNRALGQDLLANVGSNATLEVRGNTDYAYYNGTSMATPHVAGVAALAWSNNPSCTATEVRNALKQTALDLDNAGRDNRTGWGLVQTKAASDYMAANCAGTGGGTGGGGGTGETALTNGVAKTGLSGSTSDEQVFTLAVPAGATDLEFNLAGGSGDADLYVSFGSEPTTSNYDCRSWNSGNTESCSFSSAQEGTYYVKVHAYSTYSGASLTGSFTDNSGGGSGGEGSTGELTDLSASRNAWLHYTFDMPAGMSSAEFSISGGTGDADLYVRKGAQPTTTTYDCRPYESGNNETCTFSNPGQDTWHISIRAYRAFSGLTLNWNVQ
- the cysS gene encoding cysteine--tRNA ligase; the protein is MLHIYNTLTQKKEAFKPLQAGKVGMYVCGITVYDLCHMGHARTYLSFDLMVRYLRHKGFDVNYVRNITDVDDKIIKRANERGEDVQQFTERTIAEMHKDFDSIGLLPADIEPRVTTHMPEIIDVIQRLVDKGHAYQADNGDVLFEVSTYKAYGKLGKQDLEQLNAGARVEVETSKRAPLDFVLWKMVKPGEPGWESPWGVGRPGWHIECSAMNHKHLGAHFDIHGGGSDLIFPHHENEVAQSCCAFDTPYVNTWVHTGMVQVNQEKMSKSLGNFFTLRDVLKQYDAETLRYFLMSAHYRSQLNYSEDNIKQAKAGLERLYTALRDVEFDDSLEPVESYVARFDSAMDDDFNTPEAFAVLFELAKDINREQSAELKPRLAATLKFLGNVMGFLQLSPESYLQGGAGEDESALIEALIKKRNDARAAKDWAQADAARDELNAMNIVLEDGPSGTTWRKG
- a CDS encoding IS3 family transposase (programmed frameshift); translation: MRNPDKQRVKRTQRDYTLGFKLAVVAQVEKGDFTYKQAQKHFGIQGRSTVLVWLRKHGKLDWSEPLMHSLMSQSNETPAQKIKRLERALADAELKIDVLEEVVTRVDNECGSKLQKKVLRQALWAGKVEKRRKLARCCRLFGFTPQGLYQWVKRFNDKQQRLMPVKDMVLYWRQYMPRIGTRKLYQLMKPELDKLGIKLGRDGLFDYLRAEGMLVKPKRSYTKTTDSRHWMKKHPNLLKDYQPQQAEDVLVSDITYVKSDAGTHYLSLTTDAYSRKIMGYELSDEMKATDVVKALNMSIKHKYYNHPMIHHSDRGVQYCSEEYQAVLRNHNITPSMTDGYDCYQNALAERINGILKQEFLLHQCKNRRELKQLVDESIYIYNEMRPHLSLGMKTPNQVHYEKGR
- a CDS encoding SLC13 family permease; the protein is MEITQILVLGIFLSTILGLVFSNKSPSLIFALATMTLLLTGSLEVNQVLSNLNNRGLVILVLLLLVSIGVDKSRIMKTLARKLITANKTLSTLKVLGISYFSSAILNNTAVVATLTGPLTHNQHIAPSKLLIPLSYAAILGGTVTLVGTSTNLIVDSFLIEHGQPGFRFWDFTLYGLTAGLSCCLLIYLLQGMLPDLKPRANEFKNYIIEAKVVDSSPLIGKSIEENHLRNLPELFLVEIVRKKQLISPVHPDTVIQAGDKLIFSGNIERVDTLDHIPGLSFFADSNGLLRENLTEVIITNRAPIIGKSLKAVGFRSMFDAAVMGIRRDGEKLSGKLGEIKLKAGDFLLLATGADFKTRPYLNNNFFLLNELKVEKKLHGWQDIIAVGGFLSAISLAAFNVLSLELTLLFLLVILVLTRVVSSNELKRSLPTNLIIVIVGALSLSAALENTGTIALLTDWLQPILLGSSPFMVLIAVYLSTLVLTELVTNNAAAALMFPFAWGISTAMNLPIMPFALAVAFAASASFISPWGYQTNLLVFSAGEYRFKDFVRIGLPISAAFSTIILFMLKWQYGF